Proteins encoded by one window of Enterococcus faecalis:
- a CDS encoding ATP-binding protein yields the protein MHATDQTFQILLSQLLEKVEDRCPECGSEQYVWQQKNKDGTERCAPTCWSCGYKMLKKHEQEATQQRSQESFMARTQKFFHQGSLIADDALRQCRLTNYQTTELETRQAKERALAAVSAIVEGKPIHVIFSGKPGVGKSHLAISILVEVLERSAYQKYCLFVSYSELLEKLKMSMNESAKSQAKAQAYITRMKKADVLVLDDLGAELGIKNKVSTDFNNDILNRILEARQNKATIFTTNFSGKQLVEAYGTRIISRLMKHASGYVFQYKDTTDKRMRSVK from the coding sequence ATGCATGCGACAGATCAAACTTTTCAAATACTATTGAGTCAATTGTTAGAAAAAGTTGAAGACCGTTGTCCTGAATGTGGCAGTGAACAATATGTTTGGCAACAAAAAAATAAAGATGGCACAGAACGTTGTGCCCCAACTTGTTGGTCGTGTGGGTATAAAATGCTAAAAAAACATGAACAAGAAGCCACTCAACAACGTTCTCAAGAGAGTTTTATGGCACGTACACAAAAATTTTTTCATCAAGGGTCCTTAATTGCTGATGATGCGCTACGGCAATGTCGTTTAACCAATTACCAAACCACTGAATTAGAAACAAGACAAGCAAAAGAACGGGCCTTAGCAGCAGTTTCAGCGATTGTTGAAGGAAAGCCAATTCACGTTATTTTTTCAGGGAAACCTGGTGTCGGTAAAAGTCATTTGGCTATCAGTATTTTAGTTGAAGTCTTAGAACGCTCTGCATATCAAAAGTATTGTTTATTTGTCAGCTACTCTGAGTTATTAGAAAAACTAAAAATGTCCATGAATGAATCGGCCAAAAGCCAAGCAAAGGCTCAAGCGTATATTACTAGAATGAAAAAAGCAGACGTTTTGGTCTTAGATGATTTAGGTGCTGAATTAGGAATTAAAAATAAAGTTAGTACGGATTTTAATAATGATATCTTAAACCGAATTTTAGAAGCTAGACAGAATAAAGCAACTATTTTTACTACTAATTTTTCTGGAAAACAACTGGTGGAGGCCTATGGAACACGCATTATTTCTCGTCTAATGAAGCACGCCAGTGGCTATGTTTTCCAATATAAAGACACAACAGACAAACGAATGAGGAGTGTGAAATAA
- a CDS encoding helix-turn-helix domain-containing protein, with translation MNIFAVRLKEALTAKNIKPSDLAKKTGIGKSSISDWLAGRYEAKQDKVYRIADALDINEAWLMGQEVPMEKNASTIDRIYKKLEPQRQAIVYQFAEQQLHEQQTQAEILSFPRRDEMTLAAHAGDPEKIFSKEEIEKIHDYLDEIDAKYQQSISSDKKED, from the coding sequence ATGAACATTTTTGCTGTCCGTTTAAAAGAGGCTTTAACAGCCAAGAACATCAAACCTAGTGATTTAGCGAAAAAAACTGGCATCGGTAAATCTTCGATCAGCGATTGGCTAGCTGGTCGTTACGAAGCAAAACAAGACAAAGTTTATCGCATTGCAGATGCATTAGACATTAATGAGGCCTGGTTGATGGGACAAGAAGTTCCCATGGAAAAAAATGCCTCAACTATCGACCGCATTTATAAAAAATTAGAACCCCAACGACAAGCCATCGTTTATCAATTTGCCGAACAACAATTACACGAACAACAAACGCAAGCAGAAATTCTCTCATTCCCTCGCCGTGACGAAATGACACTGGCTGCCCACGCTGGGGATCCAGAAAAGATATTTTCAAAAGAAGAAATCGAGAAAATTCACGATTACTTGGATGAAATTGATGCCAAATATCAACAATCAATTTCTTCTGACAAAAAAGAGGATTAA
- the rbfA gene encoding 30S ribosome-binding factor RbfA yields MANYRDRRVGQEIMREVNDILNKRIRDPRVQGITITDVRVTGDLQQATIYYSLLSDLASEQQKAQQGLDKAKGLIRKELGQRLTLYKTPELIFERDESVQYGNHIDELIRKLNQGE; encoded by the coding sequence ATGGCAAATTATCGTGACCGTCGTGTAGGTCAAGAAATCATGCGTGAAGTGAATGATATCTTGAACAAACGCATCAGAGATCCACGCGTCCAAGGCATCACTATTACAGATGTTCGTGTGACCGGTGATTTACAACAAGCAACGATTTATTACAGCTTGTTATCTGATTTAGCTTCCGAACAACAAAAAGCTCAACAAGGATTAGACAAAGCCAAAGGACTGATTCGTAAAGAATTAGGACAACGGTTAACCTTGTATAAAACACCAGAGTTGATTTTTGAAAGAGACGAATCTGTCCAATACGGAAATCACATTGATGAGTTGATTCGTAAGTTGAATCAAGGCGAATAA
- a CDS encoding DnaD domain protein — MFAKTIIDSDAFLDMPLSSQALYFHLAMRADDDGFINNPKKLQRMVSCGEDDLKLLMVKKFILVFESGVIVIKHWKIHNYIRSDRYKPTLYQEEKNQIVEKNSKAYRFKGESSVSGQPADYQRLPQESIVQSKLGQSQGSSSENDCLKMIYHFYEENGFGTLASKTSQDFKYWLQDFIQKGSSQEEACQLILHALGIAVDRNKRNYGYVNAILKSWEQQNYLSVHEVLVNDKKQVSEHAPQMTEEYQELGF, encoded by the coding sequence ATGTTTGCAAAAACGATTATTGATAGTGATGCGTTTTTAGATATGCCCTTATCAAGTCAGGCCCTGTATTTTCATTTAGCGATGCGTGCCGATGATGATGGATTTATCAATAATCCCAAAAAATTGCAGCGAATGGTCAGTTGTGGGGAAGACGATCTAAAATTGTTGATGGTTAAAAAATTTATTCTAGTATTTGAAAGTGGTGTGATCGTTATCAAACATTGGAAAATTCATAATTATATTCGCAGTGATCGTTACAAACCAACCTTGTATCAAGAAGAGAAAAATCAGATTGTTGAAAAGAATAGCAAAGCTTATAGGTTTAAAGGAGAATCGTCTGTCAGTGGTCAACCAGCTGACTACCAACGGTTACCACAGGAAAGCATAGTCCAGTCTAAGTTAGGTCAGAGTCAAGGTAGTAGTTCAGAAAACGATTGTTTAAAGATGATTTATCATTTTTATGAGGAAAACGGCTTTGGCACACTGGCCTCAAAAACAAGCCAAGATTTTAAGTATTGGTTGCAAGATTTTATACAAAAAGGGTCTAGCCAAGAGGAAGCATGCCAATTAATCTTGCATGCTTTAGGAATTGCCGTCGATCGAAATAAACGGAATTACGGCTATGTAAATGCTATTTTGAAAAGTTGGGAGCAACAAAATTATTTATCCGTACATGAAGTTCTGGTAAATGATAAAAAACAAGTGTCGGAGCATGCGCCGCAAATGACAGAAGAATATCAAGAGTTAGGTTTTTAA
- the infB gene encoding translation initiation factor IF-2, translated as MGKKRIYELAKEMNKASKDVVDKAHQLGMDVKNHMGAISSEQETKLRQAFGGGSTVNTQSKATNNQKQQTTQNKPANKKPMNNKPGEQRNNQNRPNNQSTNGQQRNNNNQNRHGQSNTQNRSNQTNTNNQNRNTQNNNGSTTNQNRTSQNNNGGNNQNRGGQNRNNNFGGGQNRNNRNNFNNQNRNRFNKKGKKGKHQQESAKPAVPARKFRELPDVLEYTEGMNVADIAKKIHREPAEIIKKLFMMGVMVNQNQALDKDTIELLAVDYGMEPQEKVQVDIADIDKFFEPEAVVEENLTTRPPVVTIMGHVDHGKTTLLDTLRHSRVTSGEAGGITQHIGAYQLDIDGKPITFLDTPGHAAFTSMRARGASITDITILVVAADDGVMPQTIEAINHAKAAKVPIIVAVNKIDKPGANPDHVKQELSEHELIPEEWGGDTIFVNISAKFNQNIDELLENILLIAEVEDLKADPTQKAIGTVIEARLDKGKGPVATLLVQQGTLHVGDPIVVGNTYGRVRVMTNDMGRRDKEAGPATPVEITGLNDVPQAGDRFVVFEDEKTARQAGEERAKRALLEQRSASSRVTLDNLFESLKEGELKEVNIIVKADVQGSAEAVSASLQKIDVEGVRVKIVHAAVGAINESDVTLAAASNAIIIGFNVRPTPQAKQQAEQEEVDIRLHRIIYKALEEIETAMKGLLDPEFEEKITGQMTVRELYKVSKVGTIAGCYVTEGFIRRDSGVRVIRDGIVIYEGKLASLKRFKDDVKEVKLGFECGAMIENFNDLRVDDAIEGFIMEEIKQ; from the coding sequence ATGGGAAAAAAAAGAATTTATGAACTAGCAAAAGAAATGAATAAAGCAAGCAAAGACGTTGTCGATAAAGCGCATCAATTAGGTATGGATGTTAAAAACCATATGGGCGCAATTAGTTCCGAGCAAGAAACAAAGCTTCGTCAAGCATTCGGAGGAGGAAGTACCGTAAATACTCAATCAAAAGCAACAAACAACCAAAAGCAACAAACAACACAAAATAAACCAGCCAATAAGAAACCAATGAACAATAAACCTGGTGAACAAAGAAATAACCAAAATCGTCCAAACAATCAATCAACGAATGGACAACAAAGAAATAACAACAACCAAAATCGTCACGGCCAAAGCAACACACAAAACCGTAGCAATCAAACAAATACAAACAATCAAAACCGCAATACCCAAAACAATAACGGTTCTACAACGAATCAAAATCGGACCAGCCAAAATAACAATGGCGGGAACAACCAAAACCGTGGCGGCCAAAACCGTAACAACAATTTTGGTGGCGGTCAAAATCGTAATAACCGGAATAACTTTAATAACCAAAACCGCAATCGTTTCAATAAAAAAGGGAAAAAAGGCAAACATCAACAAGAATCAGCGAAGCCAGCAGTACCAGCACGTAAATTCCGTGAATTACCAGATGTTTTAGAATATACAGAAGGTATGAACGTGGCGGATATTGCGAAAAAAATCCACCGCGAACCAGCGGAAATCATCAAAAAATTATTTATGATGGGTGTCATGGTTAACCAAAACCAAGCCTTAGATAAAGATACAATTGAATTATTAGCTGTGGACTATGGCATGGAACCGCAAGAAAAAGTTCAAGTTGATATTGCGGACATTGATAAATTCTTCGAACCAGAAGCAGTTGTTGAAGAAAACTTAACCACACGTCCCCCTGTTGTCACAATCATGGGACACGTAGACCACGGGAAAACAACATTATTAGATACATTGCGCCATTCTCGTGTGACTTCAGGTGAAGCAGGCGGAATCACGCAGCATATTGGTGCCTATCAGTTAGATATTGATGGAAAACCAATTACGTTCTTAGATACACCAGGACATGCGGCCTTTACAAGTATGCGCGCGCGTGGTGCCAGCATCACTGATATTACCATCTTAGTTGTTGCAGCGGACGATGGAGTAATGCCACAAACAATCGAGGCGATTAACCATGCCAAAGCGGCAAAAGTGCCGATTATTGTAGCAGTTAACAAAATTGATAAGCCTGGTGCGAACCCTGATCATGTGAAACAAGAATTAAGTGAACATGAATTAATTCCTGAAGAATGGGGCGGAGATACGATTTTCGTCAATATTTCAGCGAAATTCAATCAAAACATTGATGAGCTATTGGAAAATATTTTATTGATTGCTGAAGTAGAAGACTTAAAAGCTGATCCAACGCAAAAAGCAATTGGAACAGTGATTGAAGCACGCTTAGATAAAGGTAAAGGTCCGGTTGCGACATTACTCGTTCAACAAGGAACTTTACATGTTGGTGATCCAATCGTTGTTGGTAATACTTATGGACGTGTTCGTGTGATGACCAATGACATGGGCCGCCGTGATAAAGAAGCAGGACCAGCAACTCCTGTGGAAATTACCGGATTAAATGATGTTCCTCAAGCGGGTGATCGTTTTGTGGTCTTTGAAGATGAAAAAACAGCACGTCAAGCAGGGGAAGAACGGGCTAAACGTGCGTTGCTTGAACAACGTTCAGCAAGTAGCCGTGTGACATTGGATAACTTATTTGAAAGCCTAAAAGAAGGCGAATTAAAAGAAGTTAATATCATTGTCAAAGCAGACGTACAAGGATCTGCCGAAGCCGTTTCAGCAAGTTTACAAAAAATTGATGTAGAAGGCGTTCGTGTGAAAATTGTTCACGCGGCAGTTGGGGCCATCAATGAAAGCGACGTAACTTTAGCTGCAGCAAGTAATGCGATTATTATCGGCTTTAACGTTCGCCCAACACCACAAGCAAAACAACAAGCAGAACAAGAAGAAGTTGATATTCGTTTACACCGTATTATCTATAAAGCCCTAGAAGAAATCGAAACAGCGATGAAAGGGTTATTAGATCCAGAATTTGAAGAAAAAATTACGGGTCAAATGACGGTTCGTGAATTGTACAAAGTATCTAAAGTTGGCACAATCGCTGGCTGTTATGTTACAGAAGGCTTTATTCGCCGCGATAGTGGCGTGCGTGTCATTCGTGATGGTATTGTTATTTATGAAGGTAAATTAGCAAGCTTGAAACGTTTTAAAGATGACGTGAAAGAAGTCAAACTTGGTTTTGAATGTGGCGCTATGATTGAAAACTTCAATGATTTACGTGTAGATGATGCGATTGAAGGCTTCATTATGGAAGAAATCAAACAATAA
- a CDS encoding tail assembly chaperone, with translation MNLEINGKTIEVKFTIGAIRELDKRYQIENGAAKFGMGISSAMIYLRQYNPVILVDIMEALQSGQLKIGKSEIEAWLMTQDVKKLSDDLLKEMGKQPLTKPMIDQFSKEAKKAEAQATN, from the coding sequence ATGAATTTAGAGATTAACGGAAAAACAATTGAAGTGAAATTTACGATTGGCGCGATTCGCGAATTAGATAAACGTTACCAAATTGAAAATGGCGCTGCCAAATTCGGCATGGGCATCAGTTCAGCAATGATTTATTTACGCCAATACAATCCAGTAATCTTAGTTGACATCATGGAAGCTTTACAAAGTGGGCAATTAAAAATAGGTAAGTCGGAAATTGAAGCATGGTTAATGACCCAAGATGTCAAAAAACTTTCAGATGATTTGCTTAAAGAAATGGGAAAGCAACCTCTTACAAAACCAATGATCGATCAGTTCAGCAAAGAAGCGAAGAAAGCAGAAGCACAAGCGACCAACTAA
- a CDS encoding toxin, with product MNGKVNDYEKLVSSIQKDVTVLEIDLYNQTGCYGLYRNGKIYIEKTLSTRQKKNILAEEYGHYQTSVGTILNQNCTENRKQELKARNVALEQLVTLDDLIRCSEAGLSNHYSCAEFLEIDVETLKNVITYYRQKYGATYLYKGRIFEFRDYSVMVLNTGLT from the coding sequence GTGAATGGTAAAGTGAATGATTATGAAAAACTTGTCAGTTCCATTCAAAAGGATGTGACGGTTTTAGAAATTGATTTATACAATCAAACAGGTTGTTATGGGTTGTATCGAAATGGCAAAATTTATATTGAAAAAACATTGAGTACCCGTCAAAAGAAGAATATTTTAGCCGAGGAATACGGGCATTATCAAACATCCGTTGGCACTATTTTAAATCAAAATTGTACAGAAAATCGGAAGCAAGAGTTGAAAGCCCGCAATGTGGCCTTAGAGCAATTAGTTACATTAGACGATTTAATTCGTTGCTCTGAAGCTGGCTTAAGCAACCATTATTCTTGTGCTGAATTTTTGGAAATCGATGTTGAAACATTAAAAAATGTGATTACGTACTATCGACAAAAGTATGGCGCCACTTATCTTTATAAAGGACGGATTTTTGAATTTAGGGATTATTCTGTGATGGTATTAAATACTGGGTTAACTTAA
- a CDS encoding RinA family phage transcriptional activator — translation MRTSTFNYIKDILADFYKTDEYIRQREEELRHPYQEADLNAGIRGQGLHSVVTERMAITIAMDRRLWNLERNRDIIKNCLAEADEQTRVIIEELYMKKRPSLTLIGLAQQLFISKSQAYKLRNHFFEAVADELGM, via the coding sequence ATGCGTACGTCAACATTTAATTATATCAAAGATATTTTAGCAGACTTTTATAAAACAGATGAGTATATCCGTCAACGGGAAGAAGAATTACGGCACCCTTATCAAGAAGCAGATTTAAATGCTGGTATTAGAGGACAAGGACTTCACTCTGTAGTGACCGAACGAATGGCGATTACGATAGCTATGGATCGTCGTCTGTGGAACTTAGAGAGAAATCGAGACATTATCAAAAATTGTTTAGCTGAAGCGGATGAACAAACGCGCGTGATTATTGAAGAACTATATATGAAAAAACGGCCCTCTTTAACATTAATTGGACTTGCCCAGCAATTATTTATTAGTAAAAGCCAAGCCTATAAATTAAGAAATCATTTCTTTGAAGCGGTGGCGGATGAACTAGGGATGTAA